The following coding sequences are from one Shewanella violacea DSS12 window:
- a CDS encoding class II glutamine amidotransferase: MCELLAMSANVPTDIVFSFTGLAQRGGVTGPHVDGWGITFYEGKGSRTFKDAHPSSESHIAELIQSYPIKSEVVVSHIRQANRGSVSVENTHPFTRELWGRYWTYAHNGQLSDYQQKFSVSRFQPVGDTDSELAFCWLLEKVVEKFGEQEPADITLVYQFIAKLADEIRALGVFNMILTDGAHLMSYCSNNLCYITRKAPFGKAKLIDTDVVIDFNKETTPDDIVTVIATRPLTKDEEWHILGAGDWKLFRKGVLILDEKT; this comes from the coding sequence ATGTGTGAACTCCTTGCCATGAGCGCTAATGTGCCGACAGATATTGTATTTAGTTTTACCGGCCTGGCTCAAAGAGGTGGCGTCACAGGTCCCCATGTGGATGGGTGGGGGATCACCTTCTATGAAGGAAAAGGCAGTCGGACTTTTAAAGATGCTCATCCAAGTAGTGAGTCCCACATCGCCGAGCTCATTCAGAGCTATCCCATCAAGAGTGAAGTGGTTGTCAGTCATATCCGTCAGGCGAATCGCGGCAGCGTGTCTGTGGAGAATACTCACCCTTTCACTCGAGAGCTGTGGGGACGTTATTGGACCTATGCTCATAATGGCCAGTTGAGTGATTACCAGCAAAAATTCTCAGTTTCAAGATTCCAGCCTGTAGGTGATACAGACAGTGAGTTGGCATTTTGTTGGCTGTTAGAAAAGGTGGTGGAGAAATTTGGTGAGCAAGAGCCTGCAGACATCACACTCGTGTATCAGTTTATTGCCAAACTGGCCGATGAAATTCGTGCCTTGGGCGTATTCAACATGATCTTGACCGATGGGGCTCATCTGATGAGCTATTGCAGTAATAACCTCTGCTATATTACCCGTAAAGCCCCATTCGGTAAGGCTAAGCTCATAGATACCGATGTGGTAATAGACTTTAATAAAGAGACGACTCCTGATGACATAGTCACAGTGATCGCCACCAGGCCTCTGACTAAGGATGAGGAGTGGCATATTTTAGGGGCAGGGGACTGGAAACTATTTCGTAAAGGTGTGCTGATTCTTGATGAGAAGACCTAA
- the def gene encoding peptide deformylase → MAVLDILTIPDERLKRKARTVEDIDSVQGFIDDLLETLYDTEDGIGLAATQVGSEHAILVIDLSEERDQPQVLINPEIVATQGDFIGEEGCLSIPGYRAKVARSEQVTVKALDRTGKPFEIETDTFLAIVLQHEMDHLQGIVFTDHLSKLKQQIALKKVKKYV, encoded by the coding sequence ATGGCCGTACTCGATATTCTAACCATCCCCGATGAACGTCTTAAACGCAAAGCCCGCACAGTTGAAGATATAGATTCGGTCCAAGGTTTTATAGACGATCTGCTTGAAACCCTGTATGACACCGAAGATGGAATAGGGCTGGCTGCGACACAAGTCGGCAGCGAGCACGCCATCTTAGTCATAGATCTGTCAGAGGAAAGAGATCAGCCTCAAGTCTTGATTAATCCTGAAATTGTGGCAACTCAAGGTGACTTTATTGGCGAGGAGGGATGTCTATCGATTCCTGGCTATAGAGCCAAGGTGGCCAGAAGTGAGCAAGTAACAGTAAAAGCGTTGGACCGTACTGGTAAGCCCTTTGAGATTGAGACTGACACATTCTTGGCTATTGTATTGCAGCATGAAATGGATCACCTCCAAGGCATAGTATTTACCGATCATCTGTCGAAACTTAAGCAGCAGATCGCACTAAAAAAAGTGAAGAAATACGTCTAA
- the fadE gene encoding acyl-CoA dehydrogenase FadE encodes MTSLLWILAFLFVLGALAYLRVSLLTSSIIAAVVMAIGTATEVVSPLSWIIFLIVALPLNVSAFRKNFLTKPILKIYRGIMPEMSSTEKEAIEAGTTWWEADLFAGNPDWKKLHNYPVARMSADEQAFLDGPVEEVCKMLNQHQVSHQLGDLPPEIWQYLKDNGFFAMIIKKKYGGLEYSAYAQSRVLQKLAGLSSELASTVGVPNSLGPGELLQHYGTTEQQDHYLPRLAQGLEVPCFALTSPEAGSDAGSIPDFGIVCKGQWEGEEILGMKLTWNKRYITLAPVATVLGLAFKLRDPDQLLGDKAELGITCALIPTDMEGVETGRRHFPLNCMFQNGPTRGNEVFVPLSFIIGGPEMAGQGWRMLVECLSVGRGITLPSNSAGGIKIAAVATGAYARIRRQFKLPIGKLEGIEEPMARIGGNAYLMDAVTSLTTTGIDLGEKPSVISAIVKFHLTDRMQKCVIDAMDIHGGKGVCLGPNNYLGRGYQAAPIAITVEGANILTRSMIIYGQGAIRCHPYVITEMESAFDTDANRGLDTFDAAIFGHIGFAISNLVRSFWLGVTSSRFSNAPYSDKTKRYYQQMNRFSANLALLSDMAMATLGGELKRKERISARLGDLLSQLYLTSATLKRYQDEGRQTEDLPLVQWAVEDSLYKLQDSLDDLLNNFPMGLGFVLRGIIFPFGRPLKRPSDVLDHKVATIMQTPCASRDRLGKGQFWTPCENNPVGVQEQTFKDILACEPLHAKVSKAAGKRIPFMWLDKIAAQGKALGVLTDEEVALLERAEIGRMKSINVDDFDPDELKAMAIGKQSHEQAA; translated from the coding sequence GTGACAAGCTTACTATGGATCCTCGCGTTTCTTTTTGTGTTAGGCGCTCTCGCCTACCTAAGAGTCTCGTTGCTAACATCTAGCATCATTGCCGCAGTCGTTATGGCTATCGGTACAGCAACTGAAGTAGTGAGTCCCCTATCGTGGATCATCTTCTTAATCGTCGCCCTGCCACTGAATGTCAGTGCATTTCGTAAAAATTTCCTCACTAAACCAATATTAAAGATCTATCGTGGCATCATGCCTGAGATGTCTTCTACCGAGAAAGAAGCCATCGAAGCCGGTACCACATGGTGGGAAGCCGATCTATTTGCTGGAAATCCAGACTGGAAGAAACTCCACAACTACCCAGTAGCCAGAATGAGTGCAGATGAGCAAGCCTTCTTAGATGGTCCAGTCGAAGAAGTGTGTAAGATGCTCAATCAGCATCAGGTTTCACATCAACTGGGTGATCTTCCCCCAGAGATCTGGCAATACCTAAAAGATAATGGCTTCTTCGCCATGATCATCAAGAAAAAGTACGGCGGTCTCGAGTATTCGGCCTACGCGCAATCCCGTGTATTACAAAAACTTGCGGGTCTGAGTAGCGAACTGGCCTCCACCGTAGGTGTGCCTAATTCTTTAGGTCCGGGCGAGCTACTTCAACACTATGGCACGACCGAACAACAAGACCATTACTTACCTAGACTGGCTCAAGGTCTGGAAGTCCCCTGTTTTGCACTCACCAGTCCCGAAGCCGGTAGCGATGCAGGCTCAATCCCTGATTTTGGTATTGTGTGTAAGGGCCAATGGGAAGGCGAAGAAATTCTGGGTATGAAATTAACCTGGAACAAGCGCTACATTACCTTAGCCCCTGTCGCCACCGTACTAGGTCTGGCATTTAAATTACGCGACCCAGATCAACTACTGGGTGACAAGGCTGAGCTAGGAATTACCTGTGCCCTGATACCGACCGACATGGAAGGTGTTGAAACCGGGCGTCGCCACTTCCCACTCAACTGTATGTTCCAAAACGGTCCAACTAGAGGCAATGAAGTATTTGTGCCTCTAAGCTTTATCATAGGTGGCCCTGAAATGGCCGGACAAGGCTGGCGCATGTTAGTCGAATGTCTGTCTGTGGGACGTGGGATTACCTTGCCCTCTAACTCAGCGGGAGGCATCAAGATAGCGGCTGTGGCAACGGGTGCTTATGCGCGTATACGACGTCAGTTTAAACTGCCTATCGGCAAGCTCGAAGGTATCGAAGAGCCCATGGCACGTATCGGCGGTAACGCCTATCTGATGGATGCTGTCACCAGTCTAACCACAACGGGCATAGACTTAGGTGAGAAACCATCGGTTATCTCTGCCATAGTGAAGTTCCATCTCACCGACAGAATGCAAAAATGTGTCATTGACGCCATGGACATACACGGTGGTAAAGGGGTTTGTTTAGGCCCGAATAACTACTTAGGCAGAGGCTATCAGGCTGCCCCTATCGCCATTACCGTTGAAGGCGCAAATATTCTTACTCGCTCTATGATCATCTATGGTCAAGGTGCTATTCGTTGTCACCCTTATGTGATAACCGAAATGGAATCTGCATTCGATACCGATGCTAATCGCGGTCTGGATACCTTTGATGCGGCAATATTTGGTCATATCGGTTTTGCCATCAGCAATCTGGTCCGCAGTTTCTGGCTTGGAGTGACATCTTCAAGGTTCTCCAATGCGCCCTATTCTGATAAGACCAAGCGTTATTATCAACAGATGAATCGCTTCAGTGCTAACTTAGCCTTACTTTCAGATATGGCGATGGCGACATTAGGCGGTGAATTGAAACGTAAGGAACGCATATCGGCACGGTTAGGCGACCTACTCAGTCAACTCTATCTCACCTCTGCAACCCTTAAGCGTTATCAAGATGAGGGACGTCAGACTGAAGACTTGCCATTAGTTCAGTGGGCCGTCGAAGATTCTTTATATAAGTTACAGGACTCACTCGACGATCTACTCAACAACTTCCCTATGGGATTGGGCTTTGTCCTTCGAGGCATTATCTTCCCATTTGGTCGCCCACTTAAGAGACCAAGCGATGTGTTAGATCATAAAGTGGCGACCATAATGCAAACACCTTGTGCCAGTCGAGATCGTTTAGGTAAAGGTCAATTCTGGACACCTTGTGAGAATAACCCAGTCGGCGTGCAGGAGCAGACCTTCAAAGATATTCTCGCCTGTGAACCATTACATGCCAAGGTCTCTAAGGCTGCCGGTAAGCGTATTCCATTTATGTGGCTGGATAAGATTGCCGCACAAGGGAAAGCCTTAGGCGTCCTCACTGATGAAGAAGTAGCCCTGCTTGAACGCGCCGAGATTGGTCGCATGAAATCCATCAATGTGGATGACTTCGACCCGGATGAGTTAAAAGCCATGGCCATAGGTAAACAAAGCCATGAACAGGCGGCTTAA
- a CDS encoding DTW domain-containing protein: protein MKLVLLTHEREVQRPTNTGSLALSAFPQWCRRIMWSRVAPDRELIALINSHRAAVLFPRPKNLFSSDNLSVENTTEQLYLEHIPDTLIILDATWQEARKMMRQSPYLKAADKFALTEQLDSGFTLRRNQIEGGLCTIECIISLLELKSRHQEAEELKQAFGDFQAG, encoded by the coding sequence ATGAAGCTAGTCTTGTTAACCCATGAGAGAGAAGTACAACGTCCAACTAATACAGGTTCACTGGCATTAAGTGCTTTTCCACAATGGTGCCGGAGGATTATGTGGTCGAGAGTGGCTCCGGATAGAGAGCTGATAGCATTAATAAATAGCCATAGAGCCGCAGTACTTTTCCCCAGACCTAAAAATCTTTTTAGCTCTGATAATCTCTCTGTGGAAAATACAACAGAGCAGCTTTATCTTGAGCATATTCCTGACACGCTCATCATCTTAGATGCAACCTGGCAAGAGGCCCGTAAGATGATGAGGCAAAGTCCTTACCTTAAGGCGGCGGATAAGTTTGCCTTAACTGAACAGCTTGATTCAGGTTTCACCCTGAGACGTAATCAAATAGAGGGCGGTTTGTGCACCATAGAGTGCATCATCAGCCTACTCGAGCTAAAGAGCCGTCATCAAGAGGCCGAAGAGTTAAAACAAGCCTTCGGTGATTTTCAAGCAGGCTGA
- a CDS encoding cation:proton antiporter has protein sequence MVEQITAMLGLLGVLSLFCQWIGWKLRLPAILPLLICGLLMGPGLNILDPDAIFGDLLFPIISLGVAVILFEGALTLNFKEIKGHGRMVTNLVTLGTLITWACITTATHFLMDFKWEMSLLFGALVVVTGPTVIVPMLRSIRPKSELASILRWEGIVIDPIGALLAVLVFEYIAVAADPTVHVLHALGYMLGIGVGLGALTGYLMGLIIKKHLLPHYLKNAGVLTIMLGVFVVSNLIQEESGLLTVTVMGIVLANMRGIDISDIIEFKETLTVLLISVLFIILAARLDSDALLNLGWQGLALLAVVMFIARPLSVWTCGIGTTLRRNDKWFLSWMAPRGIVAAAVSSLFAIKLEILGVPGAELIVPLVFLIIIGTVVVQSLTAGAWAKYLNVSAGSSQGLLIFGASVFSRELAKVLKSKNIKVTLADNNWDNIRLARMDNIPVYFGNPTSEHASNFLDMTGIGRLLVVSPYRQLNPLVSFHYQDLLGKSKVYGLNNNEGTSARHQMSESYLARLCLFGESVSYAKLASLMSKGALIKSTNITDSFSFDNFLARYGESAMPLVYIKAGKLNIFTGSADKLASGIELISLLPIEAQQLAKEHSLLLASKAAEQLALETSESEPALDDNVKV, from the coding sequence ATGGTTGAGCAGATCACTGCCATGCTAGGTTTATTAGGGGTGCTTTCACTCTTTTGTCAGTGGATAGGATGGAAGTTACGCTTACCCGCTATTTTACCTCTCTTAATCTGTGGGCTCTTGATGGGACCAGGTCTCAATATACTTGATCCTGATGCCATCTTTGGCGATCTGCTATTTCCTATTATTTCTTTGGGTGTGGCGGTCATATTATTTGAAGGGGCACTGACGCTTAACTTCAAAGAGATCAAAGGTCATGGTCGTATGGTGACTAACCTTGTCACCTTAGGCACCTTGATCACTTGGGCTTGCATCACTACGGCAACCCATTTCTTGATGGATTTTAAATGGGAAATGTCGTTATTGTTTGGCGCTCTGGTAGTCGTAACAGGACCCACTGTGATAGTACCTATGCTCAGAAGTATCAGGCCTAAATCAGAACTCGCTAGTATTCTACGCTGGGAGGGTATTGTTATTGACCCCATTGGTGCCTTGCTTGCAGTGCTGGTGTTTGAATACATAGCAGTCGCAGCAGACCCAACCGTGCATGTGTTACATGCCTTAGGATACATGTTAGGCATTGGAGTAGGTTTAGGGGCGCTCACAGGCTACCTGATGGGCCTCATCATCAAGAAGCATCTGTTACCTCATTATCTGAAGAATGCTGGCGTCTTGACCATCATGTTGGGGGTATTCGTCGTTTCGAACCTGATACAGGAAGAGTCGGGACTATTAACCGTGACTGTGATGGGGATAGTGCTTGCCAATATGCGCGGTATCGATATATCAGATATCATCGAATTTAAGGAAACGTTAACGGTACTGCTCATCTCGGTATTGTTTATCATATTAGCGGCCCGTCTCGACTCTGATGCATTGCTTAATCTTGGCTGGCAAGGGCTGGCATTATTAGCTGTGGTGATGTTTATCGCCAGACCGTTAAGTGTCTGGACCTGTGGGATTGGGACAACACTGAGGCGTAATGATAAATGGTTTCTCAGTTGGATGGCGCCTAGGGGCATAGTTGCTGCTGCGGTATCGTCTCTTTTTGCCATAAAACTTGAAATATTAGGCGTCCCAGGTGCAGAACTTATCGTACCTTTGGTCTTCTTAATCATCATAGGCACTGTGGTTGTACAAAGTTTAACGGCCGGTGCCTGGGCTAAATATTTAAATGTGAGTGCGGGATCTTCACAGGGCCTGCTTATTTTCGGCGCCTCGGTTTTTTCCAGAGAACTGGCAAAGGTCCTTAAGTCTAAAAATATCAAAGTGACCTTGGCTGATAATAACTGGGACAATATTCGTTTAGCCAGAATGGACAATATTCCCGTGTATTTTGGCAATCCAACATCCGAGCATGCCAGTAACTTTCTCGATATGACAGGCATAGGGCGTTTATTGGTCGTCTCTCCCTATCGTCAGCTTAATCCCTTGGTCAGTTTTCATTATCAAGATTTGCTGGGGAAGAGCAAGGTATATGGGCTGAACAACAACGAAGGGACGAGTGCCAGACATCAGATGTCTGAGTCATATTTAGCGCGTTTATGCCTATTTGGTGAGTCCGTATCCTATGCGAAACTCGCCAGTTTAATGTCCAAAGGTGCCTTGATAAAAAGTACCAACATCACCGACAGCTTCAGTTTCGATAATTTCCTGGCCCGATATGGAGAGTCTGCCATGCCCTTGGTGTACATTAAGGCGGGTAAGTTGAACATCTTCACGGGCTCGGCGGATAAATTGGCGAGTGGCATAGAGTTAATTAGTTTGTTACCCATAGAGGCCCAGCAATTGGCAAAAGAGCATTCTCTATTGCTAGCAAGTAAAGCCGCTGAACAGCTTGCTCTGGAGACATCTGAAAGTGAACCGGCTCTCGATGATAATGTGAAAGTTTGA
- a CDS encoding DUF3108 domain-containing protein: MSIGQRLVLASNLFLFSLYAAAAPSPLTPQTAEYQVYYGSIELGKARFQLPKAEGNIYHYRFDSDVSLLVLSDRRNVRSDFIREGNQLTPMRYTHNRKGTGPNFQEQAAFAKAQAVVYSSYKDERSKLDYTHTLYDPLMVQLQFRLDIALGKKELHYEMVKEGEVDEYTFKIVGKERVNIESGSYETIKVEVVRDSKKRQTFFWMAPDLGYLPIRLTHFEKGSKQLDIKLLNYHFSPEQTVKIEEPAADSSVQP, from the coding sequence TTGTCGATTGGTCAGCGTTTAGTGTTAGCATCAAATTTGTTCCTTTTCAGCCTCTACGCGGCTGCGGCCCCGAGTCCGCTAACCCCGCAAACTGCGGAATATCAGGTTTATTATGGCAGCATAGAACTAGGAAAGGCCCGTTTTCAACTTCCTAAAGCCGAAGGTAACATCTACCATTACCGTTTCGACAGCGATGTAAGTTTACTGGTGTTATCTGATAGGCGTAATGTGCGCAGTGACTTCATACGTGAAGGCAACCAGCTCACACCTATGCGATATACCCATAACAGAAAAGGTACTGGCCCTAATTTTCAAGAACAAGCCGCTTTTGCCAAAGCACAAGCAGTCGTTTACAGCAGTTATAAAGATGAAAGATCTAAGCTAGATTACACCCATACCTTGTACGATCCTCTTATGGTCCAGCTTCAATTCCGACTCGACATCGCCCTAGGAAAGAAAGAACTTCACTATGAGATGGTGAAAGAGGGAGAAGTCGATGAGTATACATTTAAAATCGTAGGCAAAGAGAGAGTCAATATCGAGAGTGGCAGCTACGAAACCATCAAGGTGGAGGTAGTCAGAGACAGTAAGAAACGTCAAACTTTCTTCTGGATGGCGCCGGATCTCGGCTACCTGCCCATACGTTTAACCCACTTCGAAAAAGGCAGTAAGCAGTTAGATATAAAACTACTCAACTATCATTTCTCTCCAGAGCAAACTGTGAAGATAGAAGAGCCTGCTGCCGATTCGAGTGTACAACCGTAA
- a CDS encoding MFS transporter has protein sequence MTRVTRTPLPKTFFVANTMEIFERLAWYGFFTLSSLYMTSPSQQGGLGFSDQERGLLQGMIPFFLYLFPVVTGALADRYGYRKMFLLSFAIMCPSYFILGQVDSFAGFFIAFMGVALGAACFKPVVTGTVARTTDDTNRGLGFGIFYMMVNIGGFLGPFIAGYVRAISWDWVFIMSSFWIAVNFIPALLFYKEPTDQDAQKGKPLKAVFADIQEVLGNVRFALLFFGTLIILMSYGAKWLSGQTTLMVYFVWFLGHYLWNLKGQTDLSAPWYKQKITVGNKPFVIYLLILSGFWMVYQQIFITLPIYIRDFVDTSDLIAMLASYPNLLSFLAPVDISSLQTELTRLAGNLMNHDITAQAAYFELVHYKVMVPVSELSLGLNAIAADPSQAQVYANAWSGQYRQINPEYLIGLNFLSIVVLQLFVSRVAEKFQALPVLVAGTVIIAFGTALGGIAHGAIMGGVMVLTSILVFSIGEMVASPKSQEYVASFAPHDKKAMFMGYYFVSSAIGFLLAGPLSGYLYSEVAKEAQRPDLMWYIIGALGLITALGLVLFHKFGVMNAPDNKPVASEAEVA, from the coding sequence ATGACACGAGTGACTCGTACCCCTTTACCCAAGACATTCTTTGTCGCCAACACCATGGAGATATTCGAACGTCTTGCCTGGTATGGATTTTTTACCCTGTCATCCCTATACATGACCTCACCTTCTCAACAAGGAGGCTTAGGTTTCAGCGATCAGGAACGTGGCTTACTCCAAGGCATGATCCCTTTCTTCCTTTACTTATTTCCTGTCGTCACAGGTGCATTGGCTGACCGATACGGTTACCGTAAAATGTTTCTACTATCCTTTGCCATCATGTGTCCCAGCTACTTCATTCTGGGTCAGGTGGATTCTTTCGCCGGTTTCTTCATCGCCTTCATGGGCGTGGCGCTCGGTGCTGCTTGTTTCAAACCTGTAGTCACCGGTACTGTAGCCCGGACGACAGATGATACAAACCGCGGCCTAGGTTTCGGTATTTTCTACATGATGGTTAATATAGGTGGTTTTCTCGGCCCCTTCATCGCCGGCTATGTCCGTGCGATAAGCTGGGACTGGGTATTTATCATGTCATCATTCTGGATTGCGGTGAACTTTATACCGGCTCTTCTTTTCTACAAAGAACCCACGGATCAAGATGCACAGAAAGGAAAGCCACTCAAAGCTGTCTTCGCCGATATACAAGAAGTACTGGGTAATGTGCGTTTCGCCCTGCTGTTCTTTGGGACTCTGATCATTCTCATGTCTTATGGTGCTAAATGGTTATCAGGACAGACCACTCTCATGGTCTATTTCGTTTGGTTCTTAGGACATTATCTATGGAACTTGAAAGGCCAAACAGATCTTAGCGCGCCTTGGTATAAGCAGAAAATAACTGTCGGTAATAAACCCTTCGTGATCTACCTACTAATTTTGTCAGGTTTCTGGATGGTCTATCAGCAAATATTCATTACCTTGCCTATCTATATTCGTGATTTTGTCGATACCTCTGACCTTATCGCTATGCTGGCTTCTTATCCTAACCTTCTCAGCTTCCTGGCCCCTGTAGATATCTCAAGCTTACAAACTGAGTTAACAAGACTGGCTGGTAATCTGATGAACCATGACATCACGGCTCAGGCCGCATATTTTGAACTGGTACACTACAAGGTCATGGTGCCCGTATCAGAACTGAGTCTGGGATTAAATGCCATAGCAGCAGATCCTTCTCAAGCCCAAGTCTATGCCAATGCTTGGTCTGGACAGTATCGTCAAATTAACCCTGAATATTTAATAGGCCTTAACTTTCTCTCTATCGTTGTGCTGCAGTTATTTGTTAGCCGCGTAGCAGAAAAATTCCAGGCTTTACCCGTTCTGGTTGCCGGAACCGTGATCATCGCCTTCGGCACAGCTTTAGGTGGCATAGCTCACGGCGCCATCATGGGGGGTGTCATGGTACTCACTTCTATTTTGGTTTTCTCTATTGGAGAGATGGTAGCCTCACCTAAGAGTCAGGAATATGTCGCCAGCTTTGCTCCACACGACAAGAAGGCCATGTTTATGGGCTACTACTTCGTATCATCTGCCATAGGTTTTCTACTGGCGGGCCCCTTGTCTGGCTATCTCTATTCAGAAGTCGCAAAAGAAGCACAAAGGCCAGATCTGATGTGGTACATAATAGGTGCCTTAGGTTTAATCACAGCCCTAGGACTTGTCTTGTTTCACAAGTTTGGCGTCATGAATGCCCCAGATAATAAGCCTGTGGCGAGTGAAGCTGAGGTGGCCTAA
- the trhA gene encoding PAQR family membrane homeostasis protein TrhA: MPLEESFAQQTASVNSSGYTHKEEMANSISHGLGIIAGIVGLILSLIKGQETLNTVQLFGLVIYCASIILLFSCSTLYHSISDPIWKHRLKIADHCAIYFLIAGTYTPLMLIALDGTTANIILIAIWSLAFGGVLFKTLFINRFKKLSVALYLLMGWLCATVMSDMIDSMTSLGFQLLILGGLFYSFGVIFYVGKRIPYNHAIWHLFVLAGAISHFLCIYLTLI; this comes from the coding sequence ATGCCACTAGAAGAATCTTTTGCTCAACAGACAGCCTCGGTCAATAGCAGCGGTTATACTCACAAAGAAGAGATGGCAAACAGCATAAGCCACGGCTTGGGGATTATAGCTGGGATTGTCGGACTTATACTTTCTCTCATTAAAGGCCAGGAAACACTCAACACAGTTCAATTGTTCGGACTGGTTATCTACTGTGCCAGTATCATATTACTCTTTAGCTGCTCCACCTTATATCATTCAATCTCTGATCCAATATGGAAACACAGACTTAAAATTGCCGATCATTGTGCCATCTATTTCTTAATCGCAGGTACCTACACGCCTCTAATGCTGATTGCCCTAGATGGTACCACGGCAAATATTATCTTAATCGCCATCTGGTCTCTGGCATTTGGTGGGGTATTATTCAAAACCTTATTCATTAATCGCTTCAAAAAGCTCAGTGTTGCCCTTTATCTATTGATGGGCTGGTTGTGCGCAACCGTCATGAGTGACATGATCGATTCCATGACAAGTCTGGGTTTTCAGTTATTAATTTTGGGCGGATTATTTTACAGTTTTGGGGTGATATTCTATGTTGGTAAACGCATTCCCTATAACCACGCGATATGGCACCTATTTGTGCTCGCCGGTGCAATAAGCCACTTTCTCTGTATTTACTTGACCCTTATATAG